In Geopsychrobacter electrodiphilus DSM 16401, a single window of DNA contains:
- a CDS encoding phosphopantetheine-binding protein, whose translation MDIKAKLKQILIEELNLEDVTPAEIADDAPLFGEGLGLDSLDAVELVVVIQKHFGVEIKDMEEGRPALQSINTLAAFIESKQPR comes from the coding sequence ATGGATATCAAGGCAAAGTTGAAGCAGATTCTGATCGAAGAGTTGAATCTGGAAGATGTGACCCCGGCTGAGATCGCAGATGATGCGCCGTTGTTCGGTGAGGGACTGGGACTTGATTCCCTTGATGCGGTGGAGCTGGTGGTGGTGATCCAGAAGCATTTCGGGGTTGAGATCAAGGATATGGAAGAGGGGCGTCCGGCGCTGCAGTCGATCAACACCCTGGCCGCTTTCATTGAGTCAAAGCAACCGCGGTGA
- a CDS encoding beta-ketoacyl-[acyl-carrier-protein] synthase family protein has translation MNQAVAISGVGCLCAAGMTLASASASMLRRERNPGPPRAFLTSHPSPYPVFEVLAALPRQGNNPELLRTTRLALSALAEALVDAGLDDADLFGLKVGVCIGTTVGSAMNNEDFYRDFRSGADPSMAPIERYLRSNPASAVARHYRLDGPCQVVVNACASGTDAIGLGASWVRSGVCDIALVGGADELCRTTYNGFASLMIADSKPCKPFDQQRRGLNLGEGAGMLVLESAASLRSRGKSPRGYLLGYGSGTDAYHLTAPHPEGRGLRQALAETLRTANVKAQQVSFINVHGTGTPDNDRVESLVLGQLFPRTPLVATKCYTGHTLGAAGAIEAVLTLASLEQQQLPGNVGLTHADPELSVYPSAEPVGVRGTLAISESLAFGGNNSALLIGLEVPR, from the coding sequence GTGAATCAGGCGGTTGCCATCAGCGGGGTCGGGTGCCTGTGCGCCGCCGGAATGACTCTGGCGAGCGCCTCTGCATCGATGCTGCGGCGTGAGCGTAATCCTGGTCCGCCACGGGCTTTTTTAACCAGTCATCCCAGTCCTTATCCGGTTTTTGAGGTTCTGGCTGCACTCCCCCGGCAAGGGAATAATCCTGAACTGTTGCGGACCACGCGTCTGGCCTTGAGCGCCTTAGCCGAGGCGCTGGTTGATGCCGGGCTGGATGACGCTGATCTTTTCGGGCTGAAGGTCGGAGTCTGCATTGGGACAACGGTCGGCAGTGCCATGAATAACGAGGATTTCTATCGAGATTTTCGCTCCGGGGCTGATCCTTCAATGGCGCCCATTGAGCGTTATCTGCGTAGCAATCCGGCCTCAGCTGTGGCCCGTCATTACCGTTTGGATGGCCCCTGTCAGGTGGTGGTCAACGCCTGTGCGTCGGGGACCGATGCTATCGGGCTGGGGGCTTCCTGGGTGCGCAGCGGAGTTTGCGATATTGCTCTGGTTGGCGGGGCGGACGAACTCTGTCGCACGACCTATAACGGTTTTGCCTCGTTGATGATCGCCGATTCCAAACCCTGTAAGCCCTTTGATCAACAACGTCGTGGTCTTAATCTTGGCGAAGGGGCGGGGATGCTGGTGCTTGAATCAGCCGCATCGCTGAGGTCGCGAGGGAAAAGCCCGCGCGGCTACCTGCTCGGCTACGGCAGCGGCACCGACGCCTACCATTTGACCGCGCCCCATCCCGAGGGGCGTGGGCTGCGTCAGGCGCTGGCCGAAACGCTGCGAACTGCCAACGTCAAGGCACAACAGGTCAGCTTTATCAATGTCCACGGCACCGGTACCCCGGATAACGACAGGGTCGAGAGCCTGGTGCTGGGTCAACTCTTCCCCCGGACGCCGCTGGTTGCCACGAAATGCTACACCGGCCACACCTTGGGTGCTGCCGGGGCGATCGAAGCGGTCCTCACCTTGGCCAGCCTCGAACAACAACAACTGCCAGGCAATGTCGGCCTGACCCACGCCGACCCGGAGCTTTCCGTTTATCCTTCAGCAGAACCGGTAGGGGTACGCGGAACCCTGGCTATTTCCGAATCACTGGCCTTCGGGGGCAACAATTCGGCCCTGCTGATTGGTCTGGAGGTGCCCCGGTGA
- a CDS encoding DUF2062 domain-containing protein, with translation MALLEDQGGTFVVVPAYNHATTLRRVVEGVLTQHERVLVVDDGSNDGAAESLVGLPVELLRHAQNRGKGAALQTAAHWGLEQGYSHMVCLDADGQHDPADLPKFFAEIAAHPQALIVGHRDFEQASIPGASRFGRQFSNFWLRLQTGSRLRDVQSGFRAYPLLIFAGLNFWTRRYNFEVEVLVRSAWAGVDLRDVDISVYYPPADERISHFRGFMDNWRLTLLNTHLTLRSIVPWPHPKLIELQSVKGTPGASVSALHPLRSLRQLLREHSSPGQLSASAALGVFLGTLPLLFCHTLAILFACSFFRLNKPAAISSSQLCMPPLVPALCIELGYFMRQGEWLTEFSLQTLGYQAVQRLYEWFLGSLVLAPLLAGLVGGLTLLLTLMIKKNDATVAKG, from the coding sequence ATGGCTCTTCTTGAAGATCAGGGGGGGACATTTGTCGTGGTTCCGGCGTATAACCACGCGACGACCCTGCGGCGGGTCGTTGAAGGGGTCTTAACCCAGCATGAACGGGTGCTGGTGGTCGATGACGGCAGCAACGACGGCGCGGCCGAAAGCCTGGTCGGGCTGCCGGTTGAGCTGTTGCGACATGCGCAAAACCGGGGCAAGGGCGCGGCATTGCAGACTGCGGCCCACTGGGGCCTGGAGCAGGGCTACAGTCATATGGTCTGCCTCGATGCCGACGGCCAGCATGACCCGGCTGACTTACCGAAATTTTTTGCCGAAATTGCGGCCCATCCGCAGGCGCTGATTGTCGGCCATCGCGATTTTGAGCAGGCCTCGATCCCGGGAGCATCGCGTTTCGGCCGGCAGTTTTCCAATTTCTGGCTGCGTCTGCAGACCGGCAGCCGTCTTAGAGATGTGCAGAGCGGGTTTCGCGCCTATCCGTTGCTGATTTTTGCCGGTTTGAATTTCTGGACCCGGCGTTACAATTTTGAAGTCGAAGTGCTGGTGCGTTCGGCCTGGGCCGGGGTGGATTTGCGGGATGTCGATATCTCGGTTTATTATCCTCCGGCAGATGAACGGATCTCGCACTTTCGGGGTTTTATGGACAACTGGCGTCTGACCCTGCTGAATACCCATCTGACCCTGCGTTCGATTGTGCCCTGGCCCCACCCGAAACTCATCGAACTGCAGAGTGTGAAAGGGACTCCGGGCGCTTCCGTTTCGGCCTTGCACCCCTTGCGCTCCCTGCGGCAACTGCTGCGTGAACATAGCTCGCCAGGGCAGCTGTCCGCTTCGGCGGCGCTCGGCGTGTTCCTCGGCACCCTGCCGCTGCTCTTTTGTCATACTCTGGCGATCCTGTTCGCCTGCAGTTTTTTTCGCTTGAATAAACCGGCGGCGATCAGCAGCAGCCAGCTGTGCATGCCGCCCCTGGTGCCGGCCCTGTGTATTGAGCTGGGGTATTTCATGCGCCAAGGGGAATGGTTGACCGAATTTTCACTGCAGACCCTCGGCTACCAGGCGGTGCAACGCCTGTACGAGTGGTTTTTAGGTTCTCTGGTGCTGGCTCCGCTTTTGGCCGGACTGGTCGGGGGCCTGACCCTGTTGCTCACCCTGATGATAAAGAAGAACGATGCCACAGTCGCAAAAGGATAG
- a CDS encoding B12-binding domain-containing radical SAM protein gives MAQLNAKNILLLHPLGYQLAAAARDISRKANIMPPLGLASIAAYLERAGLCCEILDCYAFPDADQRLQQLLREQRPALLGISCTTASFHDGVRLAQLAKAELPGLRVAFGGPHVSALKEKVLEFSPLIDYAVIGEGEQSMLELAQLAGDSPENVEGLVWRAADGGLVNNGYRRQALVLDELPFPAYHKLAGYPDAYKLPIFNYPKAPNSSCISSRGCPYSCSYCDRSVFRQTFRYNSADYLYRHLLYLKDRFGIRHINFYDDQFTFHRGRVEEFCRLMIEQPLGMTFNCAVRAEHVDRGLLQLMKAAGCWMVSLGIESGDEELLARHRQNADLDMLAETIRTIKSCGIRTKGLLMMGLPGETEASIRRSMDYVFSLPIDDFNLAKFTPFPGSPIYETIHQLGAFDEDWPRMDCMHFQFIPQGMEKAQMEKLFIEFYKSHFKRKRVLLGYLAMLWKSPDSWLRFAGSAGQFLRFALSNKRYGSS, from the coding sequence GACATCTCACGCAAGGCGAATATCATGCCGCCCCTCGGCCTGGCGAGCATCGCCGCTTACCTGGAGCGCGCCGGTCTTTGCTGCGAGATCCTCGACTGTTATGCGTTCCCCGACGCCGATCAGCGCCTGCAGCAACTGCTGCGTGAGCAGCGCCCGGCTCTGCTCGGGATCAGCTGCACCACCGCCAGCTTTCATGATGGGGTACGACTGGCGCAACTGGCCAAGGCCGAACTGCCGGGTCTGCGTGTGGCGTTCGGCGGCCCGCATGTTTCGGCCTTAAAAGAGAAAGTTCTGGAGTTTTCTCCTCTGATCGATTATGCGGTGATCGGCGAGGGTGAGCAGAGCATGCTCGAACTGGCGCAGCTGGCCGGCGACTCGCCTGAAAACGTCGAGGGACTGGTGTGGCGCGCCGCCGACGGCGGTCTGGTCAATAACGGCTACCGGCGCCAGGCGCTGGTCCTCGATGAGCTGCCCTTTCCGGCCTACCATAAACTTGCCGGTTATCCCGACGCCTACAAGCTGCCGATCTTCAACTACCCCAAGGCGCCCAACAGCAGCTGTATCTCGAGTCGTGGTTGCCCCTACAGCTGCAGTTACTGTGACCGCAGCGTGTTTCGTCAGACCTTCAGGTACAATTCGGCCGATTACCTTTATCGGCACCTGCTCTATTTAAAAGATCGCTTCGGGATCCGGCATATCAACTTCTACGATGACCAGTTCACCTTTCATCGCGGCCGGGTCGAAGAATTCTGCCGCTTGATGATCGAGCAACCGTTGGGCATGACCTTCAACTGTGCGGTACGCGCCGAGCATGTCGATCGCGGCCTGCTGCAGCTGATGAAGGCCGCCGGCTGCTGGATGGTCAGTCTGGGGATCGAGAGCGGCGATGAAGAGCTGCTCGCCCGGCACCGGCAGAACGCTGATCTCGATATGCTGGCCGAGACCATCCGCACCATCAAGAGTTGCGGTATCCGCACCAAGGGGTTGCTGATGATGGGGCTGCCCGGCGAGACTGAGGCTTCAATCCGGCGCAGTATGGATTATGTCTTTTCGCTGCCGATCGACGACTTCAACCTCGCCAAGTTTACCCCCTTTCCGGGGTCACCGATCTACGAGACGATTCATCAACTCGGGGCATTCGACGAAGACTGGCCCAGGATGGACTGCATGCACTTTCAGTTTATCCCGCAGGGGATGGAGAAGGCGCAGATGGAGAAGCTGTTTATCGAGTTCTACAAGAGCCATTTCAAACGCAAGCGGGTGCTGCTCGGTTATCTGGCCATGCTCTGGAAATCCCCCGACAGCTGGCTGCGCTTTGCTGGCAGTGCCGGACAATTTTTACGTTTTGCCTTGAGTAACAAGCGTTATGGCTCTTCTTGA
- a CDS encoding lysophospholipid acyltransferase family protein, whose protein sequence is MPQSQKDSAAPKANWSSRSIGRNWQHQLFYLLIRLGGRRAAYLLLYVVVAYYVLFSRLARQRASYYLSRRFPGRSGPRRLWHCYRLILSFGQVLIDRAAVGILGPQTLSVTLEGREALLKLRDAGQGMIMMTAHVGCWQVAMSSLNFLERPVHMLMRREDGDIDRQYYEHAGLDCPYRVIDPTGYLGGTLEMLSALKQGEIVCVMGDRQLGSERNTVAVDFLGQPVAIPFSAYKIAATSGAPVVVFFSYKDGSASYRLNLARVVRVPALKGRKPETFRPYAAEFAAELEQYCREQPYQFFNFFDLWLRQQPEPINNDKES, encoded by the coding sequence ATGCCACAGTCGCAAAAGGATAGCGCCGCGCCCAAGGCGAACTGGAGCAGTCGCAGCATCGGGCGCAACTGGCAGCATCAGCTGTTTTACCTGCTGATCCGGCTGGGTGGCAGACGTGCGGCCTATCTGCTGCTCTATGTCGTTGTCGCCTACTATGTGCTGTTCAGCCGTCTGGCCCGCCAGCGCGCCAGCTACTATCTGAGCCGGCGCTTTCCGGGCAGGTCCGGTCCGCGGCGCCTCTGGCACTGCTATCGTTTGATTCTATCCTTCGGGCAGGTCTTGATCGACCGGGCGGCGGTCGGCATCCTCGGGCCGCAGACGTTGAGCGTCACCCTCGAAGGCCGTGAGGCGTTGCTCAAGCTGCGCGATGCAGGGCAGGGGATGATCATGATGACCGCCCATGTCGGCTGCTGGCAGGTTGCGATGTCGTCCCTGAATTTTCTAGAGCGCCCGGTACATATGCTGATGCGCCGAGAAGATGGTGATATTGATCGCCAGTATTACGAACATGCGGGGCTCGACTGCCCTTACCGGGTTATCGACCCGACCGGCTATCTGGGCGGAACGTTGGAGATGCTCAGCGCGCTCAAGCAGGGAGAGATTGTCTGTGTCATGGGGGATCGCCAGCTCGGCAGTGAACGCAACACGGTGGCGGTCGACTTTCTCGGCCAACCGGTTGCCATCCCTTTCAGCGCCTACAAGATCGCCGCGACCAGCGGGGCGCCGGTGGTGGTCTTTTTCAGCTATAAGGATGGCTCGGCCAGCTACCGCCTGAACCTGGCGCGGGTGGTGCGCGTCCCCGCGCTGAAAGGGCGCAAGCCCGAGACCTTTCGCCCCTATGCTGCGGAATTTGCTGCAGAACTCGAGCAGTATTGCCGGGAACAGCCTTACCAGTTTTTTAATTTTTTTGACCTCTGGCTGCGTCAGCAGCCCGAACCGATAAATAACGACAAGGAGTCATGA
- a CDS encoding beta-ketoacyl synthase chain length factor, with amino-acid sequence MTAIQINGLGLVGGFGCGQQALLGALEKGEVSPVAVALRDHHIPLLQADSAPLENFLNKRALRRIDHFSRLALLGAFQALEDAAQPALDKSRLGLVLASGFGPLTTTFDFLDSVIEDGDICASPTAFSNSVHNAAAAHISMQLQITGPNLTISQFDQSLAAGLLSAWQGLAEERVDAVLLGVVDEYCPVLGHCWEKFCEIPGAQRMTPLDFSRMTGIVGEGAAFFLLQRETPIPARYGRINSVKVGNLCGSKPQLEIVRPLILGCEGLLNNGATYGQYVANGQPVACYSPLYGASPVSPAFDLAVAALSLQRGLLFPSSDDGGDYYQGGVIRETRPCSALGCLRFGNDGEYAVIHLSRGDL; translated from the coding sequence GTGACTGCCATCCAAATTAACGGCCTGGGCCTGGTTGGAGGCTTTGGTTGCGGTCAACAGGCATTGCTGGGGGCCCTGGAGAAGGGTGAAGTCTCGCCCGTCGCGGTTGCGCTGCGGGATCATCATATCCCCCTGTTGCAGGCCGACAGCGCACCCTTGGAAAACTTCCTGAATAAGCGTGCCCTGCGTCGCATCGATCACTTCTCGCGGCTGGCACTGCTCGGGGCGTTTCAGGCTCTGGAAGATGCCGCACAGCCGGCGCTGGATAAAAGTCGTCTCGGGCTGGTGCTGGCTTCAGGGTTCGGCCCACTGACCACCACCTTCGACTTCCTTGATTCGGTGATTGAAGATGGTGACATTTGCGCCTCACCGACGGCCTTTTCCAATTCAGTCCACAATGCGGCGGCGGCGCATATCTCCATGCAGCTTCAGATTACCGGACCGAATTTGACAATCAGTCAGTTTGACCAATCGTTGGCAGCAGGACTGCTCTCTGCATGGCAAGGGCTGGCAGAAGAGCGGGTTGACGCGGTTTTGTTGGGGGTGGTTGACGAATACTGTCCGGTTCTGGGTCATTGCTGGGAGAAGTTCTGTGAAATTCCTGGGGCACAGAGGATGACACCTCTTGATTTTAGTCGGATGACTGGCATCGTCGGCGAGGGTGCAGCCTTCTTCCTGCTGCAAAGAGAGACCCCCATCCCAGCGCGTTACGGTCGAATTAACAGCGTTAAGGTGGGTAACCTCTGTGGTAGCAAGCCGCAGTTAGAGATCGTCAGGCCGCTTATCCTTGGGTGCGAGGGCCTCCTTAATAATGGCGCCACTTACGGTCAATATGTGGCAAATGGGCAACCGGTGGCCTGTTATTCACCACTCTATGGGGCTTCCCCGGTTAGCCCGGCTTTTGATTTGGCTGTTGCGGCCCTGAGCTTGCAGCGCGGGTTGCTCTTCCCTTCAAGTGATGACGGTGGTGATTACTATCAGGGTGGGGTGATCCGCGAGACACGCCCCTGCAGTGCGCTTGGTTGTTTGCGTTTCGGCAACGACGGCGAATATGCTGTAATCCACCTAAGCCGGGGTGATCTATGA